The Polyangium mundeleinium genome contains the following window.
ACCAGACCGATTTCGCCAGAAACGTCACGCGGGAAGGCAAGGGCCTGCTCGATCTCGTCGGCGAGGCGGCGACGCTCGCGCTCGAAGCCGCGGGCGCCGAGGCCCGCGAGGTCGAGGTGGGGCACGTGGGCAGTTTCATCCCCGAGCTTTACACGGGCCAGAGCCATCTCGGCGGGCTGCTCGCCGAGGCGCATCCCGATCTCGCGGGAATTCCCATCACGCGGCACGAGGCCGCCTGCGCCTCGGGCGGCGTGGCGGTGCTCGCGGCAATGGCCGATCTGCAAGCCGGGCGCTACGACGTCGCGCTCGTCCTCGGCGTGGAGCTCATGCGCGCGCAGTCGGGCTTCGAATCGCAGCAGAAGCTCGGCGCGGCCGCGTGGGTGCCGCGCGAGACGAGCGGCGTCGCGTATCCATGGCCGGAGCTCTTCAGCCACGTGGCCGAGGAATACGATCGGCGTTACGGGCTCCGGCGCGAGCACCTCGCGGCGCTGGCCCGGAACAACTACGAGAATGCGCGGAGGAACCCGAACGCGCAGACCCGCACCTGGACGCTCTCCGAAGGCGCGTTCGCCGAGGATGACAAGGAAAACCCGGTGATCGCCGGCCGCACGCGCCGCTACGACGCGAGCCCCGTGACCGACGGCGCCGCCTGCGTGGTGCTCGCGTCGGCGGACTACACGGCCGCATGGGCGCGGCGGCGCGGCGTCCCGATCGAGAGCGTCGCGCGCATCGAGGGGTACGGGCATCGGACGGCGCGTATGGGCATGAAGGACAAACTCGAAGCGAGCCGGGGCGAGCCGTACGTGTTCCCGCACGTGCGCGGCGCGGTGCTCGACGCGTTCTCGCGGGCGAGGATCGAGGGGCCGAGCGCGCTCTCGGCCGTCGAGGCCCACGATTGCTTCACGATCTCGCATTACATGGGGATCGACCATTTCGGCATCGCGCCGCCGGGCGAGCCGTTCCGGGCCATCGAGGACGGCACGGTCCTGCGCGGCGGGAAGCTGCCGGTGAACCCGGGCGGCGGGCTCATGGGCATTGGTCACCCCGTGGGCGCGACGGGCGTGCGCATGCTGCTGGACGCACAGAAGCAGGTGACGGGCGCGGCAGGTGAAAATCAGGTGCCGGGCGCGAAACGCGTGGCGACGCTGAACATCGGCGGGAGCGCGACGACGGCGGTGGTGCTCGTTATCGGGCGGGCGTGATTCGATCGTCATCGGGGGGGACCCGAAGGCGAAGGGTGAATGCGGCGGAAGCGCGCGCCTGACGGACGCCTGCGCATTCCGTTGGGTCGAGCACCCGTACGATTTGCCTGGTTCTCGGGAACGAGCCGCGGGGAGGGGCGCCTGCGCTGCGCCGATGCGCCCGGGACGCCGAGGGCGGCTGCGCGGGGCCTACCCACGGAGCAATTTGCGCCCCGGCCATCGCGTCCGATTCAAGGGAAACTCTGGCCTGTCCGGAGGAGCGCGGGCCACGACGTGACCTTCGTCCGGGTTTGCCCGCGGCAGAACGATTGCATTGCGGGCACAGCGCGTGAGGGGTGGCTCTCGAAGGGAGGGCGTCCTCTCCACGCATACCGGAGGAAGCCATGTTGAAGCGCATTTTCGCCATCGGTCTGACTGCCGTCGCATTCGGTTCTCTCGCATTCGTGGACGTGAAAACCTCGGAGGCCGCCGGCGGGCAGGAAGGCCTTCGCCCCATCGAGCCCGAGGCCACCTGTGCCAGGCAGTTCGGCTTCGAGGAACTCCAAAACAGCTGCGGAAACCCGCAATCCATGGGCTGGCAGAGGGGGCCGAAGTGGTTCAGCATTTCGTGTACGCGCACGGATCTCACATGGAAGCAGAGGGAGTTCCTCGTCCCGATCGAGCTCGGGGTGAGTAGCTCGACCTACGCGGAGCTGAGCTGTGAAAAGTCCTGCGTCAGCGACACGGGCAACAAGGATCACTCGAAGACCATGGTGGTCCAGGCGCCTTGTCGCGAGTACACCGAAATGGAAACCACGTTCAAGCGTGACGTGACCGTCCACGACTGCAAGGAGCTCTTGTCGTTCAGCAGCGTCGCCGAGCTGTGCGATGCCAAGCTGAAGGACGCCCAGGGCGCGTGGGCCTTCGTGGATACGAAGGAGACCGGCAACGTCGTCAATTCCTGCAGCGAGGCGAAGCTTACGCCGCAGCGGTAGAAGGAGCCGTCTCACGCCGGGAAGGCGGGCCGCCCCAGCGGTCGGCCTTTCCGGCTCTTTCCGTCTGTAGCCTTTGGAGTCGAAAACGCGACAAGTCGTTCGTTTGCACGGAGGAGTTCCACCATGGCGTCTCGTGTCCATCCTGCTGCCCTCTTGCTGATGTTGTTCGGTACGCTCGCTGGGTGCGGCGATGACGCACCGAAGAAGACAGCGATGTGGAGATTTCCGTGGAGGAAGTCACCGAGAGACGTGGCACCACCCGGAAAAACCTCGTGATATCGGAGGGCCAGTTCACCGCAGAAGCGACGATCAAGCCCTGGTCCTCGTGGTGGTACCCGACCGTGGACGATTTCCTCTTCACGGAGACGAACGGAGAGCTCTCGCCTCTCCAGAAGTACGACCTCTACAGCAGCACGTTCCAGCACAAGACGACGAACGCGGCGGCCTACGAGCGCAACAAGCTGTACGATGCGCGGGCCGATTCATGGTCGGGTCTATGCTTCGCGTGGGCGCTCGCCTCGATCATGGAGCCAGAGCCGACCAAACCGATGGTTCATGGTTCGCTGCGCTTCAAAGTCGGTGACCTCAAGGCGCTCCTTCTCAAGACGTACGAGGCCGTGACCGACACGCCCACCCTCGGCGATCGCAACGACGGCGCGTGGAACGACAATTACGCGGACATCCTGCCGCACACATTCCATCGGGTCCTCGTCGCCGAGCTCTTCATGAAGCGGCGTCCGTTCATCATCGACAGGGACGCCGGACACGAGGTCTGGAACCTGCCGGTGTACAAGGCCATCACGAAGATCACGCGTGACGCGAGGGCGCGCGACGTCGTGCACGTCCGTACCGTCCTGTTCGTGGCGACCCCCAACGTGAAGTCGTATGATTACGTGGGTACGGAGGTGACGACCCGCGAGTACACCTACGACCTCTACGGCGTATGGGAGGGGCGGCGCCTCGTCGTGCGCGCAGGCGCGTGGACCGGGAATTCGCGCGCCGATCACCCCGATTTCGTGGTTTTACGTCCCGACCCCGTGACACGAGCGAGCTTCAACCCCGAGATCGACATCGCGACCGTGGACGCCATCCTGGGACGAGACCCGTAGGCGTTTGGCTCGCCAGGTCCGCCGATCAGGGAAGCGCGATCCGCAGAATGGACGACCCTGAAATCCAGTAAAGGTGCGTCGCGTCCACCGCGATGTCCACGACCACCTCCTGCCCGCTCGCGAGCACACGCGCGACGTCCGCGCCTGCCTTCGTTTTGCGCCGGAGCCCCGAGCCGCCGGTGTCCACCGTATCCATGCTGAAGTAAATGGCCTCGTCGTCGGTGACGATCTTCGGCATGGAAAACGCCGTGACCTTTCCACCTTGAAAGACGCTCGTCGCGCCGGAGCCCGCGTGATCGGAGACCCAGACCTTCGTGGCGCTCGCTTCGACGCTCACCCAATAGACGCCGCTCTTGTCGGCGGCGATCATCCCGAGCATGCCAGGGCCAGGCGCGAGGACCTGCGGAACGCCGCCTGCCGCGGACACGCGCGCGGCGCGCCCGCCGAGATACTCGCTGAAATACACCATCCCCTCGTGATGCGCGATGCCTGCCGTTTGCGAGATGTTGCCGTACCACTCCACGTCGGTCACGAGATCCGAGACCGGCCCTCCCGTGACGGGCGCGCGGTACAAGACCTGGGTGGTGGCGATGAAGAGCGTCGCACCATCGGTGGCCAATCGCAGCGGCGAGTTGACGTCGACGAGCTTTTGCCCGAAGCCGCCGGCCGGATCCCCGAGCTTGGCCGTGGAGATCGAGTTGCCTTTGGTATTGCACCAGAAGAGGACCCCATCTCGCTCGACGAGCTCACTCGGACCGTCTTGCCCCTTCACGAAAGGCGTGGGCACGGAGCCAGCCTTGGATTGGCGCATGATGTCCCCGCCCGTGTTGTTGGTCCACAGGACCTCGTCCGCCGTGAGCGCGATCGAGCTCGGATAATTCTGCCCCGAGGCGAAGAGTTCGGGCACCACACACGCGCCGCCGCCGCAATATCCGGGGGCGCATTCCCCGTCGTCGGTGCATTGCATGCCGCTGCTCGACGAGGCTCCGCCGCCCGTGGACGACGACGACGAAGCCGGCGCACCGCCCGCGCCGCCCATACCGCCCGCGCCGCCGCTGCCTCCTGCGCCCCCGGCGGAGTATTCCCGCGGTTCTGGAGTGCATCCAGCGGTAAGGAGAAGGCAAGCGGTGATGGAGATGTAAAGGGCGTGAGCGAGGTGCACAACTCGTCTTCGCATTGAACGCGGGCACCCGTCAAGGTGTGTGCCCTGCACGACAGGAAGAATGTCAGCGCGCGAAGGCGTCCGCGTGTTCGCGGAGGAAGGCGGCGAGGAACGTGCGCATGTCGCCGTGCCCGAGCGGGAGCCGTGGAGCTCCCCCCGTTCACTTCTCGTACATTTTGCCGAATTCGCTCGTGATCGTCGGCGCTGCCTGGTAGCCCGACGAGTTCTCCTCGCCGTACTCGTTGTCGTTGTCACCGTAATCGTACGGCGGCAGAACGTCCCATTGCGGCAGCGGGATGATGTAGCCAATCGCGTCGTTCGCGTTGTTCACCATCACCTTGATCGAGTCCTTCGGCAAGACCGCCTGGATCGGCGTCTCGGGGACCGCGTCCGGGTAATCGGCGCCCTCGGGCTTTTCGATGTACGAGCTCCCGTCCGGCTTCTGGAGCCAGAGCTCGGTGTAGAGCTCGCCGGGCACCGTCGCGATCGCCACCGGGCCGATGTGAATGCCGTTCACCTCGGTCGCGATGACCACGTCGCCGTTCAGCAGGAGGCCGACGCCGAGGGTCGGCCGCTCCTCCTCCGACACGCGCTTCCCATCGGACCAGTAGACGTCGCGCGGCATGAGCCCGGAGAGGACCGCAATCGCGAGCGAGGTGTTCGTCGCCGGCATCAGGAACGCCCGGCGGTGCACCGCGAGCGAGGGCGCCTCGTCCTTCGTCGTCTTCGCGCCTTCGAGCGCCGCGATCGCCGCCTCCGCCGCGCCCTTGCCGACGTACTCCGCGCGCTCCCACGTGCCCTGCTTGCACGTCTCCATGCCAGCGAAATCCGGGCAGCCGACGATCCCGATCGTCGTCGTGAGGCCGCCGAGCGGGCCATTGAAGAAGACCGCCGGCGCCCCCGGCCATTTCGCCTCCATCGTCTCGCGGAGGAAATGCGGATAATCCGACGTGAGTAGGGTGTTGTCCGAGCCGAGCGCCTCGGGGTGGTTGCCCCAGAACACCATGTTCGTGAGGACCGCGTCGCGCTCGTCCCGGAACTGGAGCGTGGTGATGTTCTGATCGATGACGAAGGGCCTGCGCGTGTCGTTCACGAGCTCCGGCGCCTCTGCCTGCGCGGCCACGAGGTGGGCCTTCTTCTGGCCCGCCTTCGCCTCTTTCAGCGCGAGGACGGCCTGCTTGACGATGAGATCCATGTAGGCGGGATCGATGCCCGTGTGGCTCGGGCTGCGGCCCCACATGCCCATCGTGTCGCGCGCCTCGTGCACGTGCGTGGAGGCGACGAGGATGTGATCGAAATCGAGCCCTTCCGCGGACGCGGCCCTGCGGATGTCGAGCACGTATTGCTGGAAATACCCCACGAGGTCGAGCGAGACCATGCCCACGGAGATGTCGCCCTGCTGGAGGACGACCGCGCGCGCCCAGACGTCGTCATGCACGCCCGTCGCGGCGCGGCCATTGCCGAAGCCCGCGAGCCAGACGCCGTCCCATGTCCCATTGCCGTTCGCGTCCTCGAACGCCTCGCCCTCGTCCCACTGGCCATTCTGATCGGTGTCCGTCCAGGTCTCGATCGTGGGCGTGATTTTCTGCACGGAGGCGCCGACGTAGAGGTCCCCCTCGGCCTTTTCGCATCCGGCCGCCCCGGGGCAGGAGAGGTTCGTCGCTTTGCCTTGGTCGTCAGCGATCGGCGTGCGGGCGGGGGGCGCCGGCGGCGATTCCTCCCCTCCGCAGCCGGCGAGCGTGGGGGCGAGGAGCGACGCGGCGAGGAGGGCGAAGGACGGGCGGAGCGGGCGCATGGAGATTTGGTACAGCGAATCCGCCGCGCTTGGCAAGCGGCGCGTCCGCCCCGCGCGCCCGCGTCAATCGTGCGGCAAATTGCCCGCCCAGCGCTGCAGGTGCGAGGTGGGATCCATGAGGTCCGCGCGGCGCTGGTAGGACGCGCCGCTCGCCGTCTTCGCGCCGCCCGTGCGTTGCGTGAGGGGGCCGGAGAGGTTGCCCTTGTACATCTCGAGGTGGAGCATGTCGCTCGGCACCTTGATGCCCACGAGGTGCCCGACCTTGGCGATCCGGTCGCCGGCCTTGACCTTGTCGCCTTGCTTCACGGTCGTGAACCGCTGGATCTCGCCGTACCGGATGACGAACGAGCCGTGGTTCACCTCGAGCGCGTACGTCTCGCAGTAAAACGGATACGGCCCGAGGCTCACCTCGCCGTCGGCGATGGCGTGGACCCACGTCCCGAGCGAGGCGTAGAGGTCGCAGCCCGCATGCGCGCGCGTGCCGCCGCTCCGCCGTGATCCGAACGAGCGCGGCGCGCTCGTCCAGTTCACCGTCGGGAGCTTGCTGAACGGGAAGCACTCGCTGCCCGTGACGATGGGCGTGTCGCGCACCGAGGTGCCGACGGGCGTGGCCTTCTTTTGCAGCAAGACCTCCCACGTCCTCGGCCCCACGATGCCGTCGTCCGGGACCAACCCCTGGCGCCGTTGAAACGTGCGCACGGCCCGCTCGGTGCCGGGGCCGAACTGTCCATCGGGCTTCACGTCGAACCCCCAGCCCGCGAGCGCGCGTTGGAGGATCTTCACCTCGTCCCGCAGGTGCGGGGATTTGTCGGCGTAACCTGCCGAGAGCCGAAGCGTGGGGTGCATGAGCGCATTCTAAACGAAACACCCGCCCGCGCCGCAAGACGTCGAGAAGCTGTCGTTCCGGCCCACGTTGTGCCACACGCGCCACCACGGCCAGACGCGGCGCGGCGTGGGTCTGGCCAGAATCGATTTTTCCGCTGGCATGGAGCGTGCTGGAAGGGGTGGGCATGAAACGGATTCACTCACTTGCAATGGTTCTTTCACTTGTGGCGACGACTGCGTTCCTCCAGGGCTGCGACAAGGGACAAACGTGCGACGCCGCCTGCGGCGCGGGCGGCGAGGGTGGTGAGGGTGGTCAAGGCGGCGCCGGAGGGCAGGGCGGCAGCGGTGGTCAAGGCGGCCAAGGCGGCCAAGGCGGCGCGGGTGGTCAAGGCGGCGCCGGAGGGCAGGGCGGCCAGGGTGGCGGCAGCAGCGCGCTCTGCGAGGAGCGGACGGGCGGCGCGCTCGTGACGTTCGAGGTCGTGGATCAGCCGTTCACGGTCTGGATCACGAACCAGGCCTTCATCGAGGAGGCGAAAAACCTGAAGGAGATGGGCACGACGCGCATCCCGAACTTCGAGGTGGTCCTCGACGGGCAGGACTGCGATCCGAAGTGGACCTTCCACGTCGACCCCGAGAAGGTCGCCTTCGTGGACACCACCATCGAGCTCTGCGACGGGACACCGGAGTACGTCGAGGAGCACACGGCCGCGTGGATCGATGAGGTGAAGCAATACTGCCCGTGGAACGCGAAGGTGACGAACGTGGAGGTTCGTCCGAGCACGCCTTGATCACGCCGCATCAGCGCACGCGCGCGGCAGCCTCCGCCTCGGCGAGGACGCGCGCGATGCGCTCCCAGTGCGAGCCCCTCCAGAGCAGCTTGCCGCAGCCCTCGCAGCGGTAGAAGGTCTGGATCCGCGAAAGCGTCTTCGGTGGCGCCTCGGCGCGCGCCTCGTCCTTCGTGAGCTCGAGGAGCGCGCCGCCGCAGGTCATGCACCGCGGCGGCAGGAGCGGGAGGGAGAACGCGCCGAGGACAAACCGAAGCTCCCCGGACAACCCCAGCGCGCGCGGCACGAAGAGCGAGCGCACGCGCCCTTCGCGGACGGGCGTGCGCTCGAAGATGCCTCCGTCGGAGCTCAAAAGGATGCGCCCGCTCTCCCCGGCCCGCGCGACGAGGACAGCATCGTCGATGCCTTGCTCGAACACGGCGTCGTAGCCCGCGGCGCGGAGCCACCGCGCGAGCCCGCCCAGCATCGCGTCGCAGAAGAACCGCGGCTCCACGAGGCTTCAGTGTATGCCGCGGCGGGCCGAGCGAAAGGTCACGCAAGGAGAGCGCGGAAAACGGGGAGGCGGGCTCGTGTGCATTGACGTGCCCCGCCCCGTGCTCGACGAACATGGCAGTGCGGTCGGGCGGCATGCCGCCGATGCGCGGGCCTCCGGGGGAGCGCGGGCGAGCCGGGCGGAGCCCGAGAGGCGCGAAAGGGGAGGGCACATGAGAAAATCGAGGATCGGGGCCACGTGGGCCCTCGGGCTCATCACCACGTCGTTCGTCGCGGGCTCGGCGTCGGCCGAGGAGCTCGCGCTCAAGCGCGTGATGCTCTCGACGGGCGGTGTCGGGTACTTCGAGCACGAGGCGCAGGTGTCGGGGGACGCCGAGCTCACGTTCGACGTGCGGCTCGATCAGGTGAGCGACGTGCTGAAGAGCCTGCTCGCGATGGATCCACAAGGTCGGCTCGGACAAGCGAGCCTTCCGGGGCGCGCGCCGCTCTCCGAGATCTTCCGAGATCTGCCGTTCTC
Protein-coding sequences here:
- a CDS encoding acetyl-CoA acetyltransferase is translated as MTASPRLAPRDRVLPPVFVLGGHQTDFARNVTREGKGLLDLVGEAATLALEAAGAEAREVEVGHVGSFIPELYTGQSHLGGLLAEAHPDLAGIPITRHEAACASGGVAVLAAMADLQAGRYDVALVLGVELMRAQSGFESQQKLGAAAWVPRETSGVAYPWPELFSHVAEEYDRRYGLRREHLAALARNNYENARRNPNAQTRTWTLSEGAFAEDDKENPVIAGRTRRYDASPVTDGAACVVLASADYTAAWARRRGVPIESVARIEGYGHRTARMGMKDKLEASRGEPYVFPHVRGAVLDAFSRARIEGPSALSAVEAHDCFTISHYMGIDHFGIAPPGEPFRAIEDGTVLRGGKLPVNPGGGLMGIGHPVGATGVRMLLDAQKQVTGAAGENQVPGAKRVATLNIGGSATTAVVLVIGRA
- a CDS encoding BP74-related protein; the protein is MVLSLVATTAFLQGCDKGQTCDAACGAGGEGGEGGQGGAGGQGGSGGQGGQGGQGGAGGQGGAGGQGGQGGGSSALCEERTGGALVTFEVVDQPFTVWITNQAFIEEAKNLKEMGTTRIPNFEVVLDGQDCDPKWTFHVDPEKVAFVDTTIELCDGTPEYVEEHTAAWIDEVKQYCPWNAKVTNVEVRPSTP
- a CDS encoding Mut7-C RNAse domain-containing protein translates to MEPRFFCDAMLGGLARWLRAAGYDAVFEQGIDDAVLVARAGESGRILLSSDGGIFERTPVREGRVRSLFVPRALGLSGELRFVLGAFSLPLLPPRCMTCGGALLELTKDEARAEAPPKTLSRIQTFYRCEGCGKLLWRGSHWERIARVLAEAEAAARVR
- a CDS encoding peptidoglycan-binding protein produces the protein MHPTLRLSAGYADKSPHLRDEVKILQRALAGWGFDVKPDGQFGPGTERAVRTFQRRQGLVPDDGIVGPRTWEVLLQKKATPVGTSVRDTPIVTGSECFPFSKLPTVNWTSAPRSFGSRRSGGTRAHAGCDLYASLGTWVHAIADGEVSLGPYPFYCETYALEVNHGSFVIRYGEIQRFTTVKQGDKVKAGDRIAKVGHLVGIKVPSDMLHLEMYKGNLSGPLTQRTGGAKTASGASYQRRADLMDPTSHLQRWAGNLPHD